The DNA window AACTCCATCTTGGTGGCGAATCGCCAGATGAGATCCTCAGGATATACCGGAATGAGTCCATCAGCTCCAATTGGTACCACTTCATTCAGCTTTTTGAAGATTCGCCCCAGCTTGAACACATTGAGCTGCACCAAATCAGCCAGATCGATGAGCATGACCTTGCAAGGCGGCTCAGCACGGCAAGCAGCATAAAGGCAAACGGCCGCGACACTCGCCAGCGTGCGTCCCTGGATAAAGTTGGCGCCGGATGCGAGCTTGAAGACTTGGGTGCCCGCCGTAACGAGGCTGTCGCTGATGTTGAGCTGTTGAGCGTAGCCCTGCATCAGACCTCGTGCTTCCCggatgctcttttctctgtcCTCGCTTCCACCAACCCTCCGGAAAGCAGGGCCCATGCCCCTGACACCGGCCTGGTCAGCGCCTACAAAGGTTCCCTGCACCATGGCAGCACCAGACGACGTCTCGCCGAACTGCACCTCGGACACAATGTTGCTGTCATCAGCGACACGACCACACGTCTGACAGGTGCCGTCGACGACATTGGGCTTCGGACAGGCCTTGTTGGCGCACTGCTGATGGGCTGGAGTGACGACGCCTGGTCTTTGGGTTGATGAAAGCcgggctgctgcggcggcggcatggcGGCGTTCCTCACGTTCGCGGAGCGCCCGGACGGGATTTGGTCTGGCAAAGCGAGGTTTTGCAGGGCCGGGGCCTTGACTTGGCCGTTTTGTCGGCGGTGGTGTGAGAAACGACATGCTGAGATTGTGCTATGGCGTTGAAAGTTGCATGTGTGATGGATAGAGCAGATGCGATGAGGATGTAAGTGAGCAGTGAGAACCgataagagaagaagaaaatccaAGCTCAGTCTGTAGCCGCAGTTTgtcgctctcttctctgctgtgAAAAGCTTCTTTGCGGGAAATCTGGTTATCGCTCCGAGCCTTGACTGTATCTCTTTCAAAGACTTGCGGATCTCTTTTGTCTTGAAAGCAACAAAGAAGAGCCAAAAGCGCTTCTCTAATCACAAAGAAAAATTTCGATAAGCGCGACAGCGACGCACGCACTTTACAGCACGCTCTGGTGGGCAGAGGAAAAaatgacgaggaagaggaaaacgGGCGGGGCAGAAACAAACTCGCAGGCTGCCAGTCCTGGTGGACCACCGAATGGCCGAGTGGGGAGTCGCACgaaaaaaagcagcttcACAGCAGAAAAGTTTGTCGCGGCAGTGGGCAGGACAGGCGTCGGGTTCGAATCTGGCTGCTTCAGGAATTTTTTTCGAGGTGCTGCGAGGTCGTGAGACGTGCTGCTGGATGCCTGCGATTTGCACGAGAGACGGCCCCAAGTTGGTTTTGTCGGGAGAAATCTGCGGTGCTTCTTTGcagacgaagacgagaaaaaaagaaccgCATCGTTCCTCTGGAGGCAAAAGTCTGATTTGCTTTGTTTGAGAGTTTGGGCGGTCCGCCGGCTTAAACTTCGGCTAAACTCCACACTAATGCGTGTTGCTAGGACGCTGCGCCAATATGGCTTTTTCCATCGCCGTATGCGTCACACTCTaattttgtttgttttcatCAGCTCTCAGCGTAAATATTTACCCAAACTGTATAGTCTGAGGCTGTGCAGCTCGAGACGAAAATGAAAATCTCAAAATAGAAGTGACCCAAGAATTACCTTGGCATAAGCATCGCAAAATCCATCCCGACACTCCCCGCCGGCTTGTGATTCCTTACCTCCAAGTAGCTTCAATTCCCCCCGCTTTGCAATCCCCATTTCCCCGAACTTATACCAACGGGACCAGCCGATCTGGACACTTTAAGAGCAATACCGGTTAGGTTTTACGGGGtagaaaaggcagcagcatagATCGGTGAAATAAGTTGTTTGATATGGTTTGGTCCAGGCATCTCATTAGTAAATTCTCCGTTTCCTTCGTTTTCTGGAAGGGCAGTTGATTCGATGCGTCTCCACCAGCTCTAGTATAAGAACAAGTAGTTCATCTCACTCTTAGTATCAATCTTCATCCATTATTCGTAACAATCATCCATTTATAATTGCCCCATCTAAAGAAATCGTCACAATGGCTACTACTGGGTCCAGCTTCACCTTTTCTTCCCCCGCAAACACCGATGTCTGGAAGAAGCCTCCTTCTCACGACGTCTTCACAGGTAAGCCCCTCCACATCCTATACAAATATCTCGCATCTCCCACCTCACAACAATGACCTGTACAAGTAAATACCAGCAACTAACTCCAGCACAGCTCCCTACCACTCCCTCTCCAAAAACCCCTTTTCCCAATTCCAGTCCGCCTCCCTCACCTTCACCACAACCTACACCCACCAATTCGACCAAGCcggcctcatcctcgtcctcacaAAACCTTCTTCCCCCTCCGTCGCACGCAAATGGATCAAAACCGGCGTCGAGCTCTTCGACAACCAATCCCGCCTCTCCACCGTCTGCTGCGACAACTGGGCCGACTGGAGCGTCGCCAACGCCTCCTCCGCCGAGGACATCAAGGCAGGGCGCAAGGCCGTCACCATCCTGGTCGAGAGGCTGGATGCCCATGACGGCTCGTGCCTCTGGGTGTATCGCGTGGATGGCGAGACAAAGGTGCCGATGAGGGAGATTTGCTGGCCGTatggggaagatggcggGAAGGGCTGGGAGTTGGAGATTGGGGCTCTTGTGGCGAGACCGACGAAGGATACTGAGGATGAGCTGGAGGTGAAGTTTCAGGACTTTCAGGTCAAGTGGGATACAGCCTAAGCTTCATAAGATATTTATAGATCAGTAGCCAATACTTATAAAGACATTCGCATTAACATTCACATTCACATTCACAACAAAAGCAACTGGCACAAAAGCACATGAGGTGCAAAATTGTCTCATTAACCTCAACCCTGACACGGAATCCAAAGTCAGGGAGGACCGCTAGCGACCCTATAGAATTaagttttctctttttttttttgttccattTGGCCTGCTTCAACGCCCCCAGGGCTATGCAGTGTTTCTCATGTTCTTcgtcaaaaagaaaagatgaagaaaaaagttagaagaagaagaaaagaaagggaaaaaacacaaaaaagtTTCAGAACCATACGCTCTGGTTTCCAATCTTGTTCCCGAACAAAAAAATCCCTTCTAAAACTTGACCTGtaaaaaagtgaaaaagcatgagagagaaaatgctTTATCCCAGGTGAATGTATTTCTTCCAATTTATCCCATTTCCCAATATTTGCATCCGAAAGAAACAGCAATGCTGAACCatagaaagaagaaactcAAGAAGGATCCCATTCCGAAAAAAGCCTTCCGGGCTGTCTGTCGCTTTCcacctctttttttatctttttttttctgttctctTAATGGTGCAGGATGGTTCTGTAAAAGAAGCCCCTGATCTGAAGACAAGACACCATAAAGGACGCAATGCAGCGCCGTAGAATGAGAAAACAGTTCTTTGAGTTGAGACTTGAAGTAAAGCAAAAGCAATGTGAAAAAAAGCACACACTCCATGCAGTAGCAGTCCGTatacaagaaagaaaaaaaaggaacagcGATCCCATGTAGATTGACGCCTCCCATAATTTGCACTCATCAGAAAGTCCAGACGGGctaaaagagcaaaaagacagCGATCAAATGCAACATGGCGCATAAACCAAAGCTGCCAACCCCTTGCAAGAAAAATGGTGACAATGCTTGCTAGGAATTCTATTGATCCGACGTCTCCGTTttgaagctttttttttttcattttttttttctttaaaaaaaattccatCCTTCGCTGCCCCAACGGCACTGCGCTCAGCCGGGCCACCGAAGGCTTCCGCCAttctcatcatcgtcgcttcATCATACAGTCTTTGGAGTGCGGCCATTGGTAACATCAATGACGTCGTCCAGATGATTGCACATGGCGACGAACAGGTCAAAGAACAGCTTGCTGCCACccgcctccatctcggcctgCATCGTGCCGCTGCGCTTAAACGTCTTGCGGCAGCGAATGATCAGGGCCAGGTAATGGGCGCGCAGGCGGCTGTCCGAGTCCGGCGTGTTGGCGTAGGCATACTGGGCAGACCGCAGGATCGTGCCGACATCGATGCCGGCCTGCAGCCCCTGCTTGCGGAGGGCCAGACGCTTCAGCTCCTCGAGGCCGTACTTGTCCGCGGCACAGTAGATGACGGTGTCGCGGAGGATCTCGGCCCCAATGCTGGAAAGATAAACGGCGGCCTCGGACGCCGTGCCTGCGTGGCCGCCCCCGATATCAGGgtttggcgatggcttctgAGGAGTCCTCATGCGGTCCTCGAGCTCCCACGAGTTGCGGTGCCGGTTGTGCACCAGGCGGGGATAGTAATCGCCCTTGTAGAGATACTCGAGGACGGCAGAAAAGATCTCGGGCTCCTCGTCAGGGAGGGAGATTCTCTTGTTCATGACGTCCAAGGATTCCCGCTTGCACGCCGCCTCGAAAAAGGGCGACTGGCTGAGGACATCCTCGTGCGCGGCAAAGAGCCGTCCCTCGCGGCCAATAGTGAGGGTGACAATCGGTGAGGGAGTAATGTTGACGGGCTGGGCGCGTGCCGCTTCGTGCTCTATGTGAGAGATCTGCAGCTTGGACACCTTCGCCTTGACGTGCTCCTTGGCGGAGGAGCCTCCCGACTTCTTCAGCCGAGCCGCCTTGTCGACGCGGTTCTGGCTCTGGGCCTGGTCCTGCGACCTGAACGCGCGCTTGAACATTTTGGCGGGTATGAACTTGAAGTGGCTAAAGAACGAGGCGTCttggtggaggtggtggcgaTGTTGATGCATAAGACAGAAGCGCTCTCACATGTATATCTTGACTAATAAGAGAGCGACGAATAAAGGAGCGAGCGAAGGATGGATGAGAAAAATCTACCTTCTTttacaagaaaaaaatgagtTTAATGAAAAATGAGTGAATGACGCgcaatgagaagaaaataaaatgtCGGGGTCCGGGGCGCGAAAAGACCACCTTCTTATACACTcaagtagaagaagatgctctCTTCGCGAGGAGCTTTGCGACCCTATCTGGCTTGCGTGtggggaaaaagaggaaaaagaaagaaaggaagaaagaggagaaacgAACGAACAAGCCCAAGACTCCACTATATGTACCTCCTCCAGACAGGTACCGATTGACCGTGAATCTGACGGCGAGAATTGGTGTCTCAGCCACGGCGGCAGCCCGCGGCACGGCAGGTACCCAGTACTTGGGACGCCATGCAAAGGATACCGGCGCGAG is part of the Trichoderma atroviride chromosome 1, complete sequence genome and encodes:
- a CDS encoding uncharacterized protein (EggNog:ENOG41), whose amino-acid sequence is MHQHRHHLHQDASFFSHFKFIPAKMFKRAFRSQDQAQSQNRVDKAARLKKSGGSSAKEHVKAKVSKLQISHIEHEAARAQPVNITPSPIVTLTIGREGRLFAAHEDVLSQSPFFEAACKRESLDVMNKRISLPDEEPEIFSAVLEYLYKGDYYPRLVHNRHRNSWELEDRMRTPQKPSPNPDIGGGHAGTASEAAVYLSSIGAEILRDTVIYCAADKYGLEELKRLALRKQGLQAGIDVGTILRSAQYAYANTPDSDSRLRAHYLALIIRCRKTFKRSGTMQAEMEAGGSKLFFDLFVAMCNHLDDVIDVTNGRTPKTV